From the Sphaerochaeta sp. genome, one window contains:
- a CDS encoding ATP-dependent DNA helicase produces MTINDIYSIFDAGGVLSKGFSGYEYREGQLKMAELVRQAYEQHAILAVEAGTGIGKSFAYLVPALYNAMENPDERTVIATSTINLQRQLYEKDIPMLFRLLGRSCKVALAVGRSNYLCIRRFLQKKEESALLATDPNSDLYRIDQWARETETGLRSDYPYAMPMDLWLDINSDSDLCQGHTCPYFTQCFHTKAKLRCKEAKIIVSNHHLLFSDAASRLESQADFDGDGVLPGFSRLIIDEAHNIEDNATEYFTQTYDPKEMRRQMGIIERRSGSSSLLESLAPYAEDQHLVDAIHDDIALLASQVDTLDQLLLALFARTDYQPLLVKREYEEKLSGFKTAALDVAATSGRLAAKINTLVEHNSAPDEFETRITELRVRGTRVQVMGEVLSTFCNFAGWNDDIHWFNTEISRNNMRRVQVLITPLDISSLLVEAIFKKLATVVCTSATLCIGDSFAFWGSRVGLPYDEERPFLTGVFPSPFDFKRRLLLLTPMDAVITAPKQDQEPYVSYISETIYQCIRSSEGGALVLFTSYAMLKQVKERIRDRMAENHLSMYCQGEADRYTLLSKFIQENDSSLLATSSFWEGVDAPGQTLRMVIIVKLPFQVPSDPVFKARCDALDAQGGSGFGQLGIPSATMRLKQGFGRLLRTKDDRGIVLILDGRLMTKGYGVTMLRALPPCFHPESVTSTLGEKIEDFLFGGT; encoded by the coding sequence CAACGCCATGGAGAATCCGGATGAACGGACCGTCATCGCCACCAGTACGATCAATCTGCAACGGCAATTGTACGAAAAAGACATTCCGATGCTGTTCCGCCTTTTGGGGCGAAGCTGCAAGGTCGCGTTGGCTGTCGGACGGTCAAACTACCTGTGCATCCGCCGCTTCCTGCAGAAGAAAGAGGAATCGGCATTGCTGGCTACCGATCCGAACAGCGACCTGTATCGGATCGACCAATGGGCCAGGGAGACGGAGACGGGACTGCGCAGCGACTATCCGTACGCTATGCCGATGGATCTCTGGCTGGACATCAACAGTGACAGCGACCTGTGCCAGGGACACACTTGTCCGTACTTCACCCAATGCTTCCACACCAAGGCGAAACTCAGGTGCAAGGAGGCGAAGATCATTGTCAGCAACCACCACCTGCTGTTCAGTGACGCGGCAAGCCGCCTGGAAAGCCAGGCGGATTTTGATGGGGACGGGGTACTCCCCGGATTCTCCCGCCTGATCATCGACGAGGCGCACAACATCGAGGACAACGCGACGGAGTATTTCACCCAGACGTATGATCCCAAGGAGATGCGACGCCAGATGGGGATCATCGAACGGCGCAGCGGTTCCTCATCCCTGCTGGAATCGTTGGCTCCGTATGCCGAAGACCAGCATCTGGTGGACGCCATCCACGATGATATCGCATTGCTCGCCTCCCAGGTGGACACGTTGGATCAACTGCTGTTGGCGTTGTTCGCCCGAACGGACTACCAGCCCCTGCTGGTCAAACGTGAGTATGAGGAGAAGCTTTCCGGATTCAAAACAGCCGCGTTGGATGTGGCCGCCACCAGCGGCCGGCTTGCGGCGAAGATCAACACGCTGGTGGAGCACAACAGCGCTCCGGATGAGTTTGAGACGCGGATCACCGAACTGAGGGTCCGGGGAACACGGGTCCAGGTGATGGGGGAAGTGCTTTCCACCTTCTGCAATTTCGCCGGTTGGAACGACGACATCCATTGGTTCAATACGGAGATCAGCCGGAACAATATGCGGCGGGTGCAGGTGTTGATCACCCCGCTGGACATCTCCTCTCTTTTGGTTGAGGCGATCTTCAAGAAGCTTGCCACGGTGGTGTGCACTTCCGCAACACTGTGCATCGGTGACAGTTTTGCGTTCTGGGGAAGCAGGGTGGGGTTGCCGTATGACGAGGAACGCCCGTTCCTCACCGGGGTGTTCCCGTCTCCGTTTGATTTCAAGCGGCGTCTTCTCTTGCTTACTCCGATGGACGCCGTCATCACCGCGCCCAAACAGGACCAGGAACCATATGTCAGCTATATCTCGGAAACGATCTACCAATGCATCCGCTCCTCCGAAGGAGGTGCGTTGGTGTTGTTCACCAGCTACGCCATGCTGAAGCAGGTCAAGGAGCGTATCCGTGACCGGATGGCGGAGAATCACCTCTCGATGTACTGCCAGGGGGAGGCGGACCGGTACACCCTGCTGTCCAAGTTCATCCAGGAGAACGACAGCTCGCTGCTTGCCACCAGCAGCTTCTGGGAAGGCGTTGACGCGCCGGGGCAGACGCTCCGCATGGTGATCATCGTCAAGCTTCCGTTCCAGGTTCCCTCCGACCCGGTGTTCAAGGCGCGGTGTGACGCATTGGACGCCCAAGGGGGGAGTGGATTCGGCCAGTTGGGGATCCCATCGGCGACGATGCGGCTGAAACAAGGGTTCGGACGGCTCCTCCGCACCAAGGACGACCGGGGCATCGTGTTGATCCTGGACGGCCGCTTGATGACCAAAGGATACGGGGTTACGATGCTCCGCGCCCTTCCTCCCTGTTTTCATCCTGAGTCGGTGACATCGACGCTGGGGGAGAAAATCGAGGATTTCCTGTTTGGCGGGACATGA